In the genome of Hydractinia symbiolongicarpus strain clone_291-10 chromosome 5, HSymV2.1, whole genome shotgun sequence, one region contains:
- the LOC130644964 gene encoding proliferation marker protein Ki-67-like isoform X1, with protein MEGVFGKIVVIRRNGTDGPVFPISSNKEKIVFGRDESTDIRVQLPRVAQQHCQLLVSDRKVTLENFSEVLPTQCNKKTFGKSIEMKHQDVFSISDRFFRIEFNEMFQQRNTPKRKSLTKTPLGNSPRTPNQNTPLKDSIKRLRRDSDKVEEGTEPALTMSPSTIMLPLKSPRRSPRIIDKENNSPNLNTVVKTPSLLKEAINNNRKRVSFGANLSPEYFDKRLPPSTPVRRGESPTRSPFRRKSDPFYRKTPATNKRRCSVATGLSTIPIAEGEEENENVIPLLLQFDSSGTVDSVVDIFANSPSMRQDLPPPLKAEVVTRENISSSEETELQEVQEKKKKKLATPLRAEIKKGISLKSKKKLATPLRKDIVKGRVLRATKPRLLTPLRSSIKAGVTLKKTKPKTPVKPIEQKKLPTPVRDEIHTAPKLRSVKHKLPAALREDILSSRKLKSTKKKVLKTPLKRAIEKKPSLRQTLKKGLKTPVRKQIKEGLKLKQRFRKMPTQLQEEILNGVQLKVNMTKMKTPLKKDIAKGVILRETKKKMKTSLRDEIQSDVSLCETKKKLQTPLRKEIQSGYSLRETKRKLQTPLKKEIQSGLSLLETKKKLQTPLRKEIQSGVSLCETKKKLQTPLRKEIQSGLSLRETKRRMKTPLRDEIQSGVKLRETKKKALTPVKQQDNPEDNEESKVFITSKERHILKAKRRLPRVVLPEISGNLVTFTGFAVKEKVGFPAKKRQRRGSTPYKKALPASEVKKFDQSMITDTQLNERTVEMEQTQSKTPLTEKTANRKSTAKTPVANETSSLTEAEDDESMQTLFKTPATEKEVNRKSTAKTPVFETIANETSSPTEAEGDDESMQTLVKTPATEREVNRKSTAKTPVANETSSLTEAEDDESMQTLFKTPATEKEVNKKSTAKTPVFETIANETSSPTEAGGDDESMQTFFKTPVTQKKVNRKLTAKTPVANETSSLTEAEDDESMQTLFKTPATEKEVNRKSTAKTPVVETIANETSSLTEAEDDESMQTLFKTPVTQKKFNRKSTPKTPVANETSSLTEAEDDESIQTLFKTPVTQKKVNRKSTAKTPVVEIIANETSSLTEAEDDESMQTLFKTPATEKEVNRKSTAKTPVANETSSLTEAEDDKSLQTLFKTSVTQKKVHRKSTAKTPVVETIANETSSLTEAEDDESIQTLFKTPVTQKKVNRKSTAKTPVANETSSLTEAEDDESLQTLFKTPVTQKKVNRKSTAKTPVVETIGNETSSLTEAEDDESMHSLFKTPVTQKKVNRKSTAKTPVANETSSLTEAEDDESMQTLFKTPATEKEVNRKSTAKTPVVETIANETSSLTEAEDDESIQTLFKTPVTQKKVNRKSTPKTPVANETSSLTEAEDDESLQTLFKTPVTQKKVNRKSTAKTPVVETIGNETSSLTEAEDDESMHSLFKTPVTQMKVNRKSTAKTPVANETSSLTEAEDDESMQTLFKTPATEKEVNRKSTAKTPVFETIANETSSQTEADGDDESMQTLVKTPASQKKGNRKSTAKTLVVETIANEISCPTEAQDDNESMQTLFKTPTTEKEVNRKSTAKTPVAEYGAEIPVVENMRSEISLEIEEIEEKIATVLKSSASHGKTGIVVDNSTLLKRGSSLPKHVFGDITTVVISPLNAKQRGGKIYTNDDLSVAVKANESHEYREETHSQDAIAESCVRSTRSRRVRTIKDVDTVVTKSLRSRSRNLVEDVTEDFTVLSNVNESFLALAKTRHCQKSLPVKKSTQKQKPKADTNVISVEEKTSPKTLLTVIVEIPEEQETKSRTASDSNGDVSTTRATRSRRGVLNRNGGKSEAIREPVRKIRGTHRRVPVPVEDKLAACEYLVEDPPSKVKNGRKKASDEECAVASNLDDEASVSRTRGTRKGAKKNSNSVDNSEKNKNSSATEDDNLSIEMRSTRERKIAESSETDDKKASVPRTVRERNDQTENSDIKAASENSLPEEVKITRSSRRIGPTRATKGRNNNAKDFDQVNTEEVKNTRSSRRKEPTRATKGRSDKAKDNDQVSTEEVKITRSSRRKGPTRARTGRTDDAEDNDGVSIEGNLCEEVKITRSSRRKIVDGTSQSEPVRKSRRRNVDSAEKSAEPTQEKGGAKSEKVDDTVKKTKKPSGEKRKLKEIKANINEPVKRPRPRRGKTRDTEEEVVPPVTRRVTRSRK; from the exons ACACCACTTGGAAATAGTCCTCGTACTCCTAATCAAAATACACCTTTAAAGGATAGCATCAAGCGTTTAAGACGCGATTCAGATAAAGTTGAGGAAGGCACAGAACCTGCTTTAACAATGTCACCAAGCACTATTATGTTGCCATTAAAATCACCAAGGAGATCACCTAGGATAatagacaaagaaaataactctccaaatttaaatactgttgtgAAAACACCTAGTCTATTAAAAGAAGCCATAAATAATAATAGGAAGCGTGTTTCGTTTGGAGCCAATCTAAGTCCTGAATATTTTGATAAAAGACTTCCTCCTAGTACTCCTGTTCGTCGGGGTGAAAGTCCAACAAGATCTCCATTTAGAAGAAAGTCAGATCCATTTTATCGAAAAACACCAGCCACTAACAAACGCAGATGCTCTGTTGCGACAGGTTTATCAACTATCCCTATTGCAGAGGGAGAGGAAGAGAATGAAAATGTCATTCCTCTGCTTTTGCAATTTGATTCTTCCGGCACTGTTGATTCAGTTGTTGATATTTTTGCCAATTCACCTTCAATGAGACAAGACCTTCCACCTCCTTTAAAGGCAGAAGTTGTAACTCGGGAGAATATCAGTAGTTCTGAAGAAACAGAATTACAAGAAGtgcaagaaaaaaagaagaaaaaactagCTACACCATTACGTGCTGAGATCAAAAAAGGTAtttctttaaaatcaaaaaagaaactAGCAACACCACTTCGAAAGGATATTGTAAAAGGTAGAGTCCTGAGGGCAACTAAACCAAGGTTATTGACACCATTGCGTTCATCTATAAAAGCAGGTGTTacacttaaaaaaacaaagccAAAAACTCCAGTCAAGCCTATTGAACAGAAAAAACTACCAACACCTGTTAGAGACGAGATACACACTGCACCAAAACTTAGATCTGTGAAACATAAACTACCAGCTGCATTAAGAGAAGATATTTTAAGTagtagaaaattaaaaagtacaaagaaaaaagtattgaaGACACCATTGAAAAGAGCCATTGAAAAAAAACCTTCATTGCGGCAGACATTGAAAAAAGGATTGAAAACACCTGtcagaaaacaaataaaagaag GATTAAAACTGAAGCAAAGATTTAGAAAGATGCCAACACAATTACAAGAGGAAATATTGAACGGTGTACAACTTAAGGTTAAcatgacaaaaatgaaaacaccattaaaaaaagatattgcAAAGGGGGTTATTCTCCGTGAAACCAAGAAGAAGATGAAAACATCTCTGCGTGATGAAATTCAATCTGATGTTTCTCTATGTGAAACCAAAAAGAAATTGCAAACTCCTTTGAGAAAAGAAATCCAATCTGGCTATTCTTTACGAGAAACCAAAAGGAAATTGCAGACTCCCTTGAAGAAAGAAATTCAATCTGGCCTATCTTTGCTGGAAACCAAAAAGAAATTGCAGACTCCCTTGAGGAAAGAAATCCAATCTGGCGTATCATTGTGTGAAACCAAAAAGAAATTGCAGACTCCCTTGAGGAAAGAAATCCAATCTGGTCTGTCTTTACGTGAAACTAAAAGGAGGATGAAAACTCCTCTTCGTGATGAAATTCAATCTGGTGTAAAGTTACGAGAAACCAAAAAAAAGGCACTAACTCCTGTTAAGCAGCAAGATAATCCAGAAGATAATGAAGAATCTAAAGTTTTTATTACAAGTAAAGAAAGACATATTTTAAAAGCTAAAAGAAGACTTCCTCGTGTCGTATTGCCTGAAATATCTGGCAATCTAGTCACTTTCACCGGATTTGCTGTGAAG GAAAAAGTGGGTTTCCCTGCCAAAAAGAGGCAAAGAAGGGGAAGTACACCATACAAGAAGGCTTTGCCTGCTTCAG AAGTGAAAAAATTTGATCAAAGCATGATCACGGATACCCAATTAAATGAAAGAACTGTAGAAATGGAGCAAACTCAGTCCAAGACTCCTTTAACAGAAAAGACAGCTAACAGAAAATCGACAGCAAAAACACCTGTTGCAAATGAAACTAGTTCTCTAACAGAGGCAGAGGATGATGAAAGCATGCAGACCTTGTTCAAGACTCCAGCAACTGAAAAGGAAGTTAACAGAAAATCGACAGCAAAAACAcctgtttttgaaactattgcaaaTGAAACTAGTTCTCCAACAGAGGCAGAAGGTGATGATGAAAGCATGCAGACCTTGGTCAAGACTCCAGCAACTGAAAGGGAAGTTAACAGAAAATCGACAGCAAAAACACCTGTTGCAAATGAAACTAGTTCTCTAACAGAGGCAGAGGATGATGAAAGCATGCAGACCTTGTTCAAGACTCCAGCAACTGAAAAGGAAGTTAACAAAAAATCGACAGCAAAAACAcctgtttttgaaactattgcaaaTGAAACTAGTTCTCCAACAGAGGCAGGTGGTGATGATGAAAGCATGCAGACCTTTTTCAAGACTCCAGTAACACAAAAGAAAGTTAACAGAAAATTGACAGCAAAAACACCTGTTGCAAATGAAACTAGTTCTCTAACAGAGGCAGAGGATGATGAAAGCATGCAGACCTTGTTCAAGACTCCAGCAACTGAAAAGGAAGTTAACAGAAAATCGACAGCAAAAACACCTGTTGTTGAAACTATTGCAAATGAAACTAGTTCTCTAACAGAGGCAGAAGATGATGAAAGCATGCAGACCTTGTTCAAGACTCCAGtaacacaaaagaaatttaacAGAAAATCGACACCAAAAACACCTGTTGCAAATGAAACTAGTTCTCTAACAGAGGCAGAAGATGATGAAAGCATACAGACCTTGTTCAAGACTCCAGTAACACAAAAGAAAGTTAACAGAAAATCGACAGCAAAAACACCTGTTGTTGAAATTATTGCAAATGAAACTAGTTCTCTAACAGAGGCAGAAGATGATGAAAGCATGCAGACCTTGTTCAAGACTCCAGCAACTGAAAAGGAAGTTAACAGAAAATCGACAGCAAAAACACCTGTTGCAAATGAAACTAGTTCTCTAACAGAGGCAGAGGATGATAAAAGCTTGCAGACCTTGTTCAAGACTTCAGTAACACAAAAGAAAGTTCACAGAAAATCGACAGCAAAAACACCTGTTGTTGAAACTATTGCAAATGAAACTAGTTCTCTAACAGAGGCAGAAGATGATGAAAGCATACAGACCTTGTTCAAGACTCCAGTAACACAAAAGAAAGTTAACAGAAAATCGACAGCAAAAACACCTGTTGCAAATGAAACTAGTTCTCTAACAGAGGCAGAGGATGATGAAAGCTTGCAGACCTTGTTCAAGACTCCAGTAACACAAAAGAAAGTTAACAGAAAATCGACAGCAAAAACACCTGTTGTTGAAACTATTGGAAATGAAACTAGTTCTCTAACAGAGGCAGAAGATGATGAAAGCATGCATTCCTTGTTCAAGACTCCAGTAACACAAAAGAAAGTTAACAGAAAATCGACAGCAAAAACACCTGTTGCAAATGAAACTAGTTCTCTAACAGAGGCAGAGGATGATGAAAGCATGCAGACCTTGTTCAAGACTCCAGCAACTGAAAAGGAAGTTAACAGAAAATCGACAGCAAAAACACCTGTTGTTGAAACTATTGCAAATGAAACTAGTTCTCTAACAGAGGCAGAAGATGATGAAAGCATACAGACCTTGTTCAAGACTCCAGTAACACAAAAGAAAGTTAACAGAAAATCGACACCAAAAACACCTGTTGCAAATGAAACTAGTTCTCTAACAGAGGCAGAGGATGATGAAAGCTTGCAGACCTTGTTCAAGACTCCAGTAACACAAAAGAAAGTTAACAGAAAATCGACAGCAAAAACACCTGTTGTTGAAACTATTGGAAATGAAACTAGTTCTCTAACAGAGGCAGAAGATGATGAAAGCATGCATTCCTTGTTCAAGACTCCAGTAACACAAATGAAAGTTAACAGAAAATCGACAGCAAAAACACCTGTTGCAAATGAAACTAGTTCTCTAACAGAGGCAGAGGATGATGAAAGCATGCAGACCTTGTTCAAGACTCCAGCAACTGAAAAGGAAGTTAACAGAAAATCGACAGCAAAAACAcctgtttttgaaactattgcaaaTGAAACTAGTTCTCAAACAGAGGCAGACGGTGATGATGAAAGCATGCAGACCTTGGTCAAGACTCCAGCATCACAAAAAAAAGGTAACAGAAAATCGACAGCAAAAACACTTGTTGTTGAAACAATTGCAAATGAAATTAGTTGTCCAACAGAGGCACAGGATGATAATGAAA GCATGCAGACCTTGTTCAAGACTCCAACAACTGAAAAGGAAGTTAACAGAAAATCGACAGCAAAAACACCTGTTGCTGAATATGGTGCAGAGATACCTGTTGTTGAAAATATGAGAAGTGAAATTAGTTTAGAAATAGAGGAGATTGAGGAAAAGATAGCGACTGTCCTGAAGAGTTCAGCATCGCATGGAAAAACTGGCATTGTTGTAGACAATAGTACGTTGCTTAAGAGAGGATCAAGTTTGCCCAAGCATGTCTTTGGTGATATAACTACTGTTGTTATTAGCCCACTGAATGCCAAACAGAGGGGCGGTAAGATATATACCAATGATGATTTAAGTGTTGCGGTTAAGGCAAATGAAAGTCACGAATACAGAGAAGAGACGCATTCACAGGATGCAATAGCTGAAAGCTGTGTGCGAAGTACCCGTAGCAGAAGGGTTAGGACTATCAAAGATGTAGACACAGTGGTAACGAAGTCTTTGCGATCTAGAAGCAGAAATTTGGTAGAAGATGTAACTGAGGATTTTACTGTGTTGTCCAATGTTAATGAATCTTTTTTAGCTTTAGCTAAGACAAGACACTGCCAAAAATCATTACCAGTTAAGAAGTCCACTCAGAAACAAAAACCAAAGGCAGACACAAATGTTATTTCTGTAGAAGAGAAGACATCACCAAAAACATTGTTGACGGTAATTGTGGAGATTCCTGAAGAACAG GAAACTAAATCGCGAACTGCAAGCGATTCTAATGGAGATGTTTCTACTACACGTGCTACGCGTTCTCGTCGTGGTGTTTTAAATAGAAACGGAGGAAAGAGCGAAGCAATAAGAGAACCTGTACGAAAAATAAGGGGAACACACCGTCGAGTTCCAGTGCCAGTGGAAGATAAATTAGCCGCATGTGAATATCTTGTTGAGGATCCACCCAGCAAAGTGAAGAATGGTCGTAAGAAAGCTTCGGATGAGGAATGCGCTGTTGCCAGTAACTTAGATGACGAAGCTTCTGTTTCACGGACCCGAGGTACTCGAAAAGGTGCGAAAAAGAATAGTAATAGTGTTGATAACtccgaaaaaaacaaaaattcaagTGCAACAGAGGATGATAACCTGTCGATAGAAATGCGATCTACCCGTGAGAGGAAAATAGCCGAATCGTCTGAAACCGATGATAAAAAAGCTTCTGTACCCCGTACAGTGAGAGAACGCAATGATCAAACTGAAAACAGCGATATCAAAGCGGCTAGCGAAAACAGCCTTCCCGAAGAAGTGAAAATAACGCGTTCGTCGAGGAGAATAGGACCTACTCGTGCAACAAAAGGACGCAATAATAATGCTAAAGATTTCGACCAAGTCAACACTGAGGAAGTAAAAAATACGCGTTCTTCGAGAAGAAAGGAGCCTACTCGTGCGACAAAAGGACGCAGTGATAAGGCTAAAGATAACGACCAAGTGTCCACTGAGGAAGTAAAAATTACGCGTTCTTCGAGAAGAAAGGGGCCTACTCGTGCAAGAACAGGGCGCACTGACGATGCTGAAGATAACGACGGAGTTTCCATCGAAGGCAACTTGTGTGAGGAAGTAAAAATAACGCGGTCGTCGAGGAGAAAAATCGTTGATGGTACTTCGCAGTCTGAACCTGTGAGAAAATCACGCCGTCGAAATGTAGATTCGGCAGAAAAATCGGCGGAACCAACACAGGAGAAGGGTGGCGCTAAGTCGGAAAAAGTTGACGATACAGTGAAAAAGACCAAGAAACCTTCAGGAGAAAAGCGAAAGCTAAAAGAAATTAAAGCAAACATCAATGAGCCAGTTAAAAGGCCCCGCCCAAGAAGAGGGAAGACTCGAGACACAGAAGAGGAGGTTGTTCCGCCAGTGACTAGGCGAGTAACACGAAGCAGGAAATGA